A genome region from Arachis duranensis cultivar V14167 chromosome 8, aradu.V14167.gnm2.J7QH, whole genome shotgun sequence includes the following:
- the LOC107462457 gene encoding BURP domain protein RD22, with protein sequence MESGHCGLISALFCVAFLLGSHVQANEMLWGNPDHMPKALRDLTKPGIGDRGLKISNNKIDVDVYGKLRDPNGLKDTVLNVTFFLEQDLHPGKKLKLEFPKRSSDFTFLPNSLAKITPFSSTRLLEILKRFGIEAESTDAKTVKDTLELCESPAIKGEEKYCATSLDSLVNFAVLKLGKNIKLLSTELEKENEKAEEYSVLKGVTKNGDKAVVCHKLNYPYAVFYCHKVESRAYNVPLVSIEDGTKAKALAICHNNTRHWASDNPAFMQLNVKPGTVPVCHFLATDTLLWVPGSY encoded by the exons ATGGAGTCTGGTCACTGTGGCCTCATCTCGGCACTTTTCTGT GTTGCATTCTTATTAGGTAGCCATGTCCAAGCAAATGAGATGTTATGGGGAAACCCTGATCACATGCCTAAAGCATTAAGGGATCTCACGAAGCCTG GAATTGGCGATCGAGGACTTAAGATAAGCAACAACAAAATAGATGTTGACGTCTATGGCAAACTGAGGGACCCTAATGGACTCAAAGATACAGTGCTGAATGTCACATTTTTCCTTGAACAAGACCTTCATCCTGGCAAGAAACTCAAACTTGAGTTCCCTAAGCGTTCTAGTGACTTCACCTTTTTACCAAACTCACTTGCAAAGATCACCCCATTTTCCAGTACCAG GCTCCTAGAGATTCTGAAGCGTTTTGGCATAGAGGCTGAGTCAACCGATGCTAAGACAGTGAAAGACACACTTGAGCTTTGCGAAAGCCCTGCCATTAAGGGGGAGGAAAAATACTGTGCCACCTCTCTGGACTCATTGGTAAACTTTGCGGTTTTGAAGCTTGGGAAGAACATAAAACTACTCTCAACAGAGTTGGAGAAGGAAAATGAAAAGGCAGAGGAATACAGTGTGCTGAAGGGAGTGACAAAAAATGGTGATAAAGCTGTAGTGTGCCACAAACTGAATTACCCTTATGCTGTGTTCTACTGCCACAAAGTGGAATCAAGGGCTTATAATGTTCCATTGGTGTCTATCGAAGATGGGACAAAAGCTAAAGCTCTAGCAATTTGCCATAATAATACTAGGCATTGGGCTAGTGATAATCCTGCTTTTATGCAACTTAATGTTAAGCCTGGAACTGTTCCCGTTTGTCATTTTCTTGCCACTGATACCCTTCTTTGGGTGCCCGGATCTTACTAG